The region TCTAGATCCAAGACACTACTGCACTGTTCTAGATCCCCCACAGCTCTAGAACCAAGACACTACTGCACTGTTCTAGATCCCCCACAGCTCTAGAACTGAGACACTACTGCACTGCTCTAGATCCCCCACAGCTCTAGAACCGAGGCACTACTGCACTGTTCTAGATCCCCCCACAGCTCTAGAACTGAGACACTACTGCACTGCTCTAGATCCCCCACAGCTCTAGAACCGAGGCACTACTGCACTGTTCTAGATCCCCCACAGCTCTAGAACCGAGACACTACTGCACTGTTCTAGATCCCCCACAGCTCTAGAACCGAGGCACTACTGTACTGTTCTAGATCCCACACAGCTTTAGAACTGAGTCACTACTGCACTGTTCTAGATTCCGCACAGCTCTAGAACAGAGAGTCCCAGAAGCCACTTTGCAGTAACATGATGgattaacattttattttggtcTCAACTTCAACTTCAGAAAGGTTGTGTTTTACATCCAACAGGATGAACGGCAGTACCACGTGATCCTGAAGCAGTGTCTGTTCCCATGGAGACCTGGTCTCCCTAAAACACCACAGCCTGCACCAATTAAAGCATCAGCTTCCGGCTCCTTCTACGAGCCCAGAGTGTGGGGTACAGGAGTCCTGCAGCACATCTGGTATTCAAATGAGGCTTTTCAATCCCTCATTCAAATGGGTCTTATTCAAAGCTCAAATGGTTATTCAAATTAGAACAGCTTGTAATCACTGCTCTGCAATAGGTTTCATTAAACAAACAATTCAATGTATTTGATAAACAGATttgtttttgggtttttttttgagggggggggggggggggggggggggggggtacctgCGCTGGCTGTTCATGCTGGCCACCCCACTCCACGTGTCCGTCTCTGGGTTGTAGACCTCCACAGTGCTGAGCCGAGACTGTCCGTCATAACCACCAATGGCATAAAGCAGCCCGTTGACCACAGCCACGCCCACTCGACTCCTTGCTGTGCTCATTGGCTGACAGCGCTCCCAGCAGTTACCAACTGGGTCAAACACTTCTACCACGTTTAATGAGTCGCCTGGATTTAATTCAGCAGAACAGAAAAAGTTCCCAACCAGTAAACTCGGTATTCTTTTGATTATTAAAGATCACCAGACGCGTTACTTAGCCCACAAGTACACAACTACAGACATTCAGGTGTGTGAGGACAAGAGTGAGTGGGTACCTGCACCGTTGAGCCCCCCCACAGCGTAGACGAGCCCCGTGATGGACGTGCAGCACCTCGGCCGGGTCTTGTAGGCGGGCAGCTGTGGCCGGCGCTCGGGCATCAGGTGGTAATCCTTTGCTTCATCCACCAGGTCCCTGCTCAGAGAAACACACGCCCAGTGTGAACCTCACATCACCTGGGTGCAGCCTGTAGGGCTGTGTGTAGGCAGTTAGTATAGCCTATAGGGCTATCTGTGGGTGGTTAGTGTAGCCTATAGGGCCTGTGTGTAGGAGGTTAGTGTAGCCTATAGGGCTATCTGTGGGTGGTTAGTGTAGCCTATAGGGCTGTGTGTAGGAGGTTAGTGTAGCCTATAGGGCTATCTGTGGGTGGTTAGTGTAGCCTATAGGGCTATCTGTGGGTGGTTAGTGTAGCCTATAGGGCTATCTGTGGGTGGTTAGTGTAGCCTATAGGGCTGTGTGTAGGAGGTTAGTGTAGCCTATAGGGCTATCTGTGGGTGGTTAGTGTAGCCTATAGGGCTGTGTGTAGGAGGTTAGTGTAGCCTATAGGGCTATCTGTGGGTGGTTAGTGTAGCCTATAGGGCTATCTGTGGGTGGTTAGTGTAGCCTATAGGGCTATCTGTGGGTGGTTAGTGTAGCCTATAGGGCTGTGTGTAGGAGGTTAGTGTAGCCTATAGGGCTATCTGTGGGTGGTTAGTGTAGCCTGTAGGGCTGTGTGTAGGTGGTTAGTGTAGCCTGTAGGGCTGTGTGTAGGTGGTTAGTACAGCAGACCTGCATTTGTGGCAGCAGCGCACCAGGTCGTCCTGCTGGACGCGGTCGGCCAGGAACTGCGGGCGACACAGGGGTAGCCGGGTCTTGGAGAGCAGGTCGGGCAGGCAGGACTCTCGCTCGTCAGGCTGGTGCCGCACCCACGCCAGCACTGCCTCGAACACCTGCAGGGCAGAGCACAGCGGAGACCATCAACTACACGCCTGAGGAGGGAAAACACCGCTCCCATCCCAGAGTCTGGACCTAGCGCACTCAGGACGGGCCATGGGATAAGGCACGAGCGTcatccctaacccctaaccctcagGAATCAGGAATTGAGGGGAACATTTTGCTGCATGACAAACATAACAGACGTAAACATATATGAACATGACGCTTGATCTGCAGCTAAGCCGTTAGATTAAAGCCGCCATCTCCTTTAATGGCCACTGGTGGATATCACAGTCTGTCtctgcacactcacacaaggaACAAACCAGGACAGGCCCTGCAGCAGCCcggacacacacctgctcctcaaCTTTGACGTTGAGCTCATCACAGCCCACCAGCTCCAGAACCTCCTCAGGACGCAGGCTCAGGAACTCCTCGCACTCCGACACCTCCACAAAGTGCTGGTGCACAAAGCTGTTGGCAGCGTCGTACAGTGTGGTGCACATCATGGTTTCTGCGAACTGCCGCACGCCCAGACAGTTCTTGGGGTGCAGCCTGTGGGACGAGACACGAGGAGGTGGTCACGCAGCAGGAGGGGCGCACGGCACCAACACTGCGCTTGGCAACGCCAtcgtggaggaagaggagggtacCTCTCCTGGagaaaggaggaagaggagggtacCTGTCCTGGAGAAAAGAGCAGCAAGCATCTTTGACGTTCTGGAGCTGCAGAAAACTGGCACCGATCAGAAGAGCCTGCACGTTCTGCTGGTCTATGGCTATGTGTCCGTTGTATGCAAAATTGATCAGAGCTTCAAGTGCACTTTGAGAGGGAATAAAGAGGAGAAACCCACGATCAGCCAAACAGGTCAAGAAAAAGAGTTTTGATAACACCAAAAACTGACGCAAAGTTGGAGCATCACGCACTCACCTGGGGTCCATCCCCTGCATGACGATCTCATCCTGCTTGCATTCAACCATGTCGTTGGTGAACATGGCGTGGAAGTAGGGGATAGAGGCCGCCAGAACTATCCTGTGGGCACTGAACTTGTGCTCGcccacctgcaacacaacccCCAACACACGTCCATCGGAATAAATCGCCACATAAATACATTCCACTTTATACTGGGACTTGGTGAAAACTCTCCTGGGGAGGAAAACACATGGCCTTCACTCAAACGGTCAGTGGCTGTCCACACAATCGCTACACACCCCTACCGGCAACCCACGAGTAAAGGGCCTGGCTGCTTAACAGGGTTTTGAATAATGCTCTTCAAAAAACAATACTCTGGGGCCAGCTGCATGCTACATACTATTGTAAGCGCAGTGTCCTAGTGACGGCAGACGTCACCGTCTCTTATGACCTGTCGCACAGATGGGGTGAGGGCGACTTTAGCCAGTGGACAAGAAGGTCGTGGGGCTGCAATAAGTAAGACGGATTAATCACTCGCTTGGCCCACAAAAGAGGCTGTTGATTATTTTGAGGTGTGTGTAATCTCACGTTAAGCATAACGCCGTGTAGCACTGGAACAGGCAGCGGCTGTGGGAAGTGTAGTGAGCACTGGGAAGTCAGACATAGAAAATTAGCCGGTCAGGTTTTCCATGACCAATAACGGATGTCTAACGTAGAACAGAGCATAGTCACAGGAAAACAGGAAAACAAATCACAGACTCAACATAACCTAGCTAGTTCATGTTTAATGCTCACACTATACTTACAATAATGGACTCGGAAATATTTTCATGACATTTGTGCCATTTGACCAACATCTGAAAACAACCGGACACACCACAGACAACTGATCTGTGGTCTTAGCTGGACGGTTCCTCTTGTCCATCACACAATTAACCACAGTTAGTGGAGGGTGGTATGTTTATAACAAAATGACAACGATGGTAATTTATACTTATAAGGGTTCGTTTATACTCAGAGGGGTGTACCTATACTCGCAAGGGTTCATCTATACTCGCAAGGGTTCATCTATACTCATAAGGGTTAACTTAGTAGCTGCAGGTCAGGGCGAGAAACGTTAGCTAGGAGCTAagctagttagttagttagttagagCACTCATCTGATTCTTCTGTAAACATCACATTGTCAGTGGTCCCATTATTGTCCCACACGTTAAAGACGTCGATGTACCGCACACACAGACTGGCGGGTGTGTGTCCAGCCCAAAGCTGACAGGGACGCTGTTAGCTAGCGCAGCCTTAGCCCGCAGCTTAGCACTCGTCCAAGCCCCTGAAAACTGTCTCCGATCAAATACAAGTACCTTCAGGGTGACATCGCAAAGTTTCCCCTGCCGTCGGATCTCCTCCATGACCGAATATCCACGAGTTGGCAAATCGTGGACAGAAAAATGCATCAAATCTTCTAGTTCTTCGAATATCATGTCACCCATCGTCATTGAGGAAAGGGAAAACTAGTTATAAAACGCGACGTTAAAGGTTTTTGAGCTCCGCCGGATCCCGTAGccggaataataataaagtaccCGGCTTAATCCAAACGGGAGCAGACAGCGCTCCTCACAAAGGGGCTTTTACATTAACGCAGCACGTTATCAAGTACACTCTTATTTTTTATGTCGGGAAACTGTGTTAATATTACACTAGAATTAAAAACTACATGTTGTCATAGTCCGCTGTTTATAAGGCTCGTCACTCTGGATTAACACTGCGTTTGGGTTGAGAGAGATTAGTCTACAGATTGTTGGGGATTATGCTATATTCTCAAAGGGATTATTTAGGCGCTAAAAGGAGAAGTAAGTCTTTTATTTTGCCCACACTGGAATCTGGAAATGTGACCTAAATAAGAatgatataaaataaaaaatagtaaTTTATTTACTAAAGGTTTACTCACTAAAGTACTCCCAATATTTTAACTAAAATCACACAAGGTTGAATGCTCAAATGTTTGTAGACTGGCTCTATGAAGAAAGATTTTGCTCTATGGAAAAGTAAATTAAGAGACTCAAGAGTGGATTGAATCTGGCTGTCTTGAGTGTGAGTGTACTAAAGTATCTGCCTCCAGATGAACCCAGTCTGAATTACGGTGTGGACATTAATCCAGAACCTGAAGGCCACAGACCACAACTTTACTATCTGCTTCTTACGGTCTGCTTGTTTGATTTGTGATTCTCTTGTGGACAGAATAATGAGATAGATGGTGATGTTACTATCTGCCACTGACTTTGTGATGGATCAGCCACCGTCTGGACAGTGTGTCCCAACAGCAGAGGAGGTGCGGACGGAGGTGCAGAAAGATGAAGTGAGAGTCTGGAGACATGTTCAACAAACACCACTGAAGGCGACACTATCCCATTTTGCCATTCAGGAAACGGCGGTACTGATACTGGTACTGGTACTGAAGATCAACATTATAGTAACTGGAGTTTATCCTACAACAGTAACCTAATTAATATAAAACATTAGGATTCAGTATCTGGAAGCTTTGAGGTGCATGACCAGTCTGTGATTCCACATGACCTTCTGTCAACATCTTGATGTTCACACGCAACCTGATCCCTCACGCTAAGCATTCAACATTTCACTGGAGACACGTCAGTGTTGCGTAGTTGGAACACGGTCTTCTGTGGATACGGAGATGTAAAACAACTAAACAGAAATAGAAATGCTGAATTTAGTGTCAAATAACAAACTGTTGTATAACATTGGGTAACACTAGCACAGCCATAACATGTTTTCAGCCTAAACAGCTTGAAGAAATAACACCCGAACTAAAGTGGTTTAATATGTACACAAAGCTGCCTCAACCTGAACAGGGAATATTCTGGTGAAACAGAAGTCACATGTATTAGAAGGATTGGGCCATCCCTGTGTCTGCTCACACATCCCTGTGTCTGTGACTGTGTCTGTTCATACATCCATGTGTCTGTGACTGTGTCTGCTTGTGCATCCCTATGTTGGGGTCTGTGTCTGTGACTGTGTCTGTTTGTGCATCCCTGTGTTGGGGTTTCTGTCTGCTGAGGGATTTATTTTCTTTAGAATCTATCTGTTTGAATGTTTTATTTTCATGTTGTTTGAATGTATcattttcatgttttattatCTCGACTTTCCATCGGACCAGTGAAACATAGCAGCCTGTtttttcacacatacacaccacagtcCATCTGTCACCAGCTCTGATCAtccatctgtccatctgtcttCAGTCCTGAAGGTCCATCTGTCTCCAGTCCTGTTGGTAAGTGCCCTGAGCAGTGCTGATGTCACACAACTGCAGGACTGTATCACAGGCAGGACCTTCATATTCAAATATAACAGGATCCAAAATGGTGTCCCACAACAGACAACAGCACTACTTTTCCCAGACAAGACTGGACTTCACACCACATGAGAGTGAGTGAAGGCGGAAAGAGAGAAGGCAAGGGATTTGCAGAGAAAAttaacattaaatatttacattaaaACGTTTCACTTAGCCAActatctttttcttttctttacacAATTTTGCCCATATTTAAGGAGGACAGCCATTTTatcttttttgtgttttttgtaaaGACAAAGATGGGCATGgccatccaccacctccacctgtgaaCGCAGGATGGTGTGGTGGATGTACACCAATGGAGACTGGCGATGCAGATTGAGTGAAGCATACACAGGTAACTCTTCAGGAGGTGACCCTGTGATGTCACCGTTGGTCTCAACGGGGGGCTGATAAAGTGTTTAATGGTGAATAAAGCCCATGGTAATGAGGTAGATCAAAATGTCGTGTAATAAACGTCGTGTCTGGGACGTAGGTGGCAGAACTTTGGAAGAAAACTCGGAGATGGTTTCTTCAGCAAGGACTCTGCCACCAGTGGCTCATGGTGTGTTTCCTCTCTAGTTTGTGTTCACTCCACAGAAGTTTTCTGTATTTCTGGTATATCTAAACATTCCCGAATGTGTGTAACCTCCAGAGGGCGCAAAAGATTAGAAACAATTTAGACGTTTATTTCTCTATCCAACGGTAATAGGCTAAGGATTAAAGCATTCTAGTACTCTTTCTATCGTGGTTTTGTCTGACCCTGACTTGTATTAGACTTGTGTGATTCAGTGCACGCACCACGGTCACGTGATTATGTGACTAGATCATGGGGTGGGTCTTCGCTTTGCAGTTCTGCTGGAGTTTGAGAAATAAATTCCTCTCCCACATCCTGCTAACACATACTATAGAGAACGGTCTTCAAAGACTAGtacgtctcatttcaataaatagtacaaCTAAAAACGAATGCAGTACATTTAAGAAATATTTAGTTGCACTGACAAAGCTACTCTCCTCACAAAAACAATAGTTATTGTAATATTATCAATATATTTGGTACTTGATTTAAATCTTTGTATACCAGACCCAAACTAAAGAGACTGAtactgtttctctctgttcttGACGTTTAAACTGAATTGGCTGTGGTAAATTAGGCCTAAATATTGAACGTCTGCAGCACATTTAGTTGTTTGGCGAAAGGAATTTATGTTTGAATCAAATCTTTACCGCAATATTATTTCAACAAACATAAAGGTAACTGAAAAACAACAAATCCTCACATGCATTGCTGTAAACCATATCGGAAAACTGTTATGATTATTCACacgtttgttgttttctttggcaAGGTGGAGAACTCCtcacagttgtgtgtgtttggtatttgCTATTGCCCAACAGTAGTCTGTTCTGTGCTGTGAAAACCTTCCAGAGGAGGGTTACGAATTTGCAAAGCAGCAAACCGGCTGGGCCAGTGGACCCCTCTCTGCCGAACCTGCGCCGATTGTCCGAGATTTACGGTAGAATTTCAAAAAGAGGAAATTGTAAAAGCACTCGACAATCCAGAGAGCTGGACGTAGATGAAATGATGCTTGGAGCCTCCTGGGTTGGGCTGAACGCGACACTGGGGTCGTGTGCCGTCGAGTCGCTGCTACACGTTTCGCACGTCCACTTCACGCTGTGATTAAACGTTCGAGTGGAGATCTTCGACTGTTTCTTTGCGTTCGGCGACCGTGATCGATTTGCTCCACAAGCGGAGACGCGTTTCTCGCGCTTTATCTGGCTCGCGCTAACTCGCGTGCGCCGTGCACGGTGTGAATCTGCAGATTTTGGGCAATACATCCGCGATCTGAAATGATGATAAACATGAGATCGTAGCTCATTTACTCGGTCGTGACTTACAATTTTGATGCAAATCGCAGCCCTGCACAACCTTTGTGCGTAGTCGGGCTTAACGGGCCAGTAAGGGAGAATTCACCACGCAAGGATAAAATGACCATGTCTGTCCCGGAGAGAATATCGGAGTCCGGagggaaagaggaggagagtgaggatgagagCGAAATCCTGGAAGAAAGCCCGTGTGGCCGCTGGCAGAAGCGAAAAGAACAGGTAGGGTCGTTTCCCGCAACGCCATGCGTGAAACCCTAAGGATTTTTTCCCAAACAGTCTTGCTTATACGCAGGAATGAATGCTAATGTTTAGCTGTCTGCAAAGAGCACCACGAGAGCAGCGACATGACGATATTTGATTAAAAATCATCATGGCAAGGACGTGGGACCAATATTGGGTGGTCAGATTCACTATAGATTATGCGGATATTGGAAAAGTGCGTTTTATAGCCGGAATGGATGTTTGCCAGTGCATGCTTTTAATGGTATAAACTCCCTCCCGCAGCACACAAACGAAACCAAAGGTCACGCACAACAACCCCCACACTCGTGCACGTGCGTTTGGGGAGTTTAACAGCAAGTTAACATGGGTGTGGGTGTCATTTGGAAGTTAATCCGGTGATGCACTGTGGTGGGCTGCTGTTTCTGGCCTTCACTTCAAGATAACTGTTCGTTAGAAAGTATTAAAGCCTTATCTATATGGACACATGTTCACAGACACAAGACAAGTAGACCTGTTAACTCCGACTCGGGACTTGTCAGCATGCGGTTAATGTGTAACGAATCCTATCATTGATCGTCAGTTATTCTGGGCATAGCCTACTGCAGATGGTCATAAATAACTTGCTTTGTTCTCGGCGGTTTTTCCATGTTACATTGTTAGGGTGATCTCCCAAGACGCTCCTCGCTGAAGACATTTGATAAGCGGGGAAACTCAGACTGCAGGGAGCAACAATTTAATTATTTGCTCGTTATAAACCAGCTGAGTGGCGTTACTGTAACAGCTGCGTGGCGTTACTGCACGGCTTTGCCTCTCTGCATTTGAATGCGCCCGAGGCCGCGTGGTTAAGGTGAATGCCGCGTTTTGTTTAGTGTTGCACGCTTCGGCTCCCGGTTGTCAATAGTTGCATGTTTTCCACAAACAGGTGTGGGCTGGAAGCGAAGTGTCCTCACTTTGCAGGTTACTGTCTTCCTGTCCCTGTATGTTCTGTGTTTGCGGTTAATGCTTCCAAAGATCCGTTATCCCGGAGGCACATGCTGTTTTGTACACATTCCTCAAATAATGCATTTGATTTTTATTAAAATCTCCACATAGTTTGATTAATGGTGGTGGCTGACCCATCTATTCGGGATTATTCCCTCAGTGCACTGTAAGTGTAATCTTCGTTTGATTTGGAGTGAGGGTTCTTATTGGGTTCATATAAAGCACTAAAGTGTGAATGAGTCTCGGCGCTGTGTGAATAGTCTCAGCAATACTTCAGGCGGACCGTACCATCTATCGCGGTTCTGGGTTGTGTTTATTCAATTGTTTACGACACTCGTAGATCGAGCGATTACGGCTAAAGGGCCGCGTATGCCATAGTGAAGCTGTTGTATCGATCGTGTCGTTCCTCCGTGCCGTGCACCACCGATCCTGGGATTTAGCTCGTCTTTCTAGGTCACGCGGTAATTAACCTCGTCCGGGTTTCGCACGAGACTACGGCGGCGGGCTTCACGGGCGCGAGCTCGGTTACGAGGCAGCAGAAAGAGTATGTTACTGGAGTGCACAGTAATCACAGCCAACTTGGCACTCGTGTTAAACTGGGCCTTCTTGCGCAATAGTTTCCACCTTTTTAGCTGTTAGGCAGTGGATTTGACGGATCCTTTCTGGGGGCAACCACGGGAGCCAGGCATGAACATTTGAGCGTTTGTCTCGAGACATAAAATGGCATTCATACGGTTTCTCTGTAAGGTTTGACACTTGACCACTCGCTGAAACGTTAACCCTGTACCTAATGTATCCGTGGGCCCTCTGCCAACAGTCTATAGAAGCTGGATAAAGGAAGCTTCAGTCTTGGCGTCAGCCCCTGCAGGCTGCTCGAACTGAACGAATAAGGGGGGTAGTGTTGTCCTCAGAGATGCTTTGAGAAGAGCAGCAGCCACGCGAGAACATGAATGAGATCACAGGGCTGCACGCACGCGCCTCTGGATGGAACAGCCGTTTTGAAGTTCACACCCGCCCCCCCAACAGAATTAATGAACAGAATTATTTATACTAAAGACAGGATGGCAAAGAAATACAATGTAAAATTGTACTTTATATactaaaagtgtgtgtgtgtatatatatatatatatatatatatatatatatatatatatatatataatatatatagcaTTTGAGCTTGTTTCTATgatgtatgatatgatattttctCCTGTTTGGGCTCTCTCTTTAtgccacacacacttgcactgaGAGATAAGAATGTGTGTTTGCCGGCAGTTTGTCCTTGGCAATCCGTGATCAACCATTGAGTCAGAGCTCCAGTCCGCCCGGGTGAAGCCTCCAGCATTTAGGGAGATACTGTTATTTCAAAGCCACACCCAGTATAATGATTACTGTAACTGATTACAAGTTCTGTAATTGTTATTCAAATGTTGAATGTTTACTGTGGAATAATACATCAAATGATTAATAAGAAACAAATGTTAAATCATTTTACTATGTAATATGCACTCAATGGAAGTTTGGTTTTTGAAGACACTTGATATTGTGAATCAATAATGTTGATTCATAATATTCCTGGCACGCTCGCAATGCCATGGTTGCCTTTTCTGTAGAGATGCCTCACTGAGGTGTCCTCACAGTATCATTAAGCTCAGGTGTCCTCACTGTATCATTAAGCTCAGGTGTCCTCACTGTATCATTAAGCTCAGGTGTTCCTCACTGTATCATTAAGCTCAGGTGTTCCTCACTGTATCATTAAGCTCAGGTGTTCCTCACTATCATTTAAGCTCAGGTGTTCCTCACTGTATCATTTAAGCTGAGGTGTTCCTCACTATCATTTAAGCTCAGGTGTTCCTCACTGTATCTTTCAGCTGCAGACAGTGCCCGCTGCCATCCTCTCCTGCAGTAGTCCTGGCCCTTCAGAAGGATCTTGCACAAACCTGCCTCAGTAATGAGCGTGTCTGCATTAAGGCTTTAAGTGGATGCTTAGCATTCTTTGTGTTAGGAGAACCTGAGCTCTTCTGTTGCCCCCTAAAAGTGACCCCTGCCTCTCAGAGAGGCTTGAGTTCACGGCAGCtacagtgtgagtgtaggtggcTCTGTCTGAGGTCATAGCAGCTACAGTGTGATTGTGTCTAGGTGGCTCTGCTGCACAGTGCTACCCTACTGGGTTGTAGACCGTGTACCTGACTGCACTAATGTCTGTTAAGCAGTCATCTTTGAATGGGATGTAAATGTTTTAGGTGGCATCAGAGTGGCATCAGAaaggccccgcccctccaccaCCCGAGTGGCATCAGAaaggccccgcccctccaccaCCCGAGTGGCATCAGAaaggccccgcccctccaccaCCCGAGTAGCATCAGAaaggccccgcccctccaccaCCTGAGTGGCATCAGAAAGGCCCCGCCCCGCCACCATTGTAAGATTGTAAACTGAGGAGTTTCCTTTTTTGCTGCGTCTGCACAGAGACATCATTGCTCATGTGTTCACGGTGCTGTAAGACTACGCAGGACACAGAACCCAGACTTCTCTTCAACGTGGGGTTTTCCCCTCCAGTCTTAAATGAGGGGTTGGGGAGTGACCATGGCTCTGGGGCAGTGGAAGCTGGAACTCCTTCCCTTCGTGTTGTCCTGGAACTCCTCCCTGTTGTGTTCCAGGAGAAAGGGAGATGTTATGAGTACATGTCCCCTCTCCCTGGTTCAGGTTGGTAAGGGTTTTGTGCTTGGTCATAGAAAGGTATAAGGTCATTTGCAGGCAACTCCAAACTGAGCTACAGTCGGCCCCCTCCTTCAAGAGCCGTGGTGTTGTGCGCCACACCTTTACAGGTCTGTCATGGTCTTTTTAAGTGGGGTGGTGTTATTGCTGTGTTGTGACATGCCATCAGACCATGTGACTAGCAGGTGACGAGTTGTGGTGATGAGGAAGTTCA is a window of Brachyhypopomus gauderio isolate BG-103 chromosome 14, BGAUD_0.2, whole genome shotgun sequence DNA encoding:
- the klhl18 gene encoding kelch-like protein 18 isoform X2 codes for the protein MLNVGEHKFSAHRIVLAASIPYFHAMFTNDMVECKQDEIVMQGMDPSALEALINFAYNGHIAIDQQNVQALLIGASFLQLQNVKDACCSFLQDRLHPKNCLGVRQFAETMMCTTLYDAANSFVHQHFVEVSECEEFLSLRPEEVLELVGCDELNVKVEEQVFEAVLAWVRHQPDERESCLPDLLSKTRLPLCRPQFLADRVQQDDLVRCCHKCRDLVDEAKDYHLMPERRPQLPAYKTRPRCCTSITGLVYAVGGLNGAGDSLNVVEVFDPVGNCWERCQPMSTARSRVGVAVVNGLLYAIGGYDGQSRLSTVEVYNPETDTWSGVASMNSQRSAMGTVVVDGHIYVCGGYDGRSSLSSVECYSPETDRWTMVTEMSSSRSAAGVTVFEGRIFVSGGHDGLQIFNTVEYYNQHTALWHPVTAMMNKRCRHGAASLGSQLYVVGGYDGSAFLSGAEVYSSVADQWSHLVAMNTRRSRVSLVANSGRLYAVGGYDGQSNLSSVEMYDPETNRWAFMAPMCCHEGGVGVGCVPLQPA
- the klhl18 gene encoding kelch-like protein 18 isoform X1, coding for MTMGDMIFEELEDLMHFSVHDLPTRGYSVMEEIRRQGKLCDVTLKVGEHKFSAHRIVLAASIPYFHAMFTNDMVECKQDEIVMQGMDPSALEALINFAYNGHIAIDQQNVQALLIGASFLQLQNVKDACCSFLQDRLHPKNCLGVRQFAETMMCTTLYDAANSFVHQHFVEVSECEEFLSLRPEEVLELVGCDELNVKVEEQVFEAVLAWVRHQPDERESCLPDLLSKTRLPLCRPQFLADRVQQDDLVRCCHKCRDLVDEAKDYHLMPERRPQLPAYKTRPRCCTSITGLVYAVGGLNGAGDSLNVVEVFDPVGNCWERCQPMSTARSRVGVAVVNGLLYAIGGYDGQSRLSTVEVYNPETDTWSGVASMNSQRSAMGTVVVDGHIYVCGGYDGRSSLSSVECYSPETDRWTMVTEMSSSRSAAGVTVFEGRIFVSGGHDGLQIFNTVEYYNQHTALWHPVTAMMNKRCRHGAASLGSQLYVVGGYDGSAFLSGAEVYSSVADQWSHLVAMNTRRSRVSLVANSGRLYAVGGYDGQSNLSSVEMYDPETNRWAFMAPMCCHEGGVGVGCVPLQPA